The Candidatus Zymogenus saltonus genome has a window encoding:
- the ptsP gene encoding phosphoenolpyruvate--protein phosphotransferase, which produces MTIKRKKAKDVRISGIGVSSGIAIGKVYHLDRTKVKYTPRFIRGEKVKDEILRFNQAVKKSENQLDEAKGKIPPEKFQEFKHIIEAHLLILKDRMLNDETIKTIKTRHINSEWALKIVHEKLNKSFEAIDDEYLAGRASDIDYVVERIMRNLTGKDQECLSGIDEDVIVVAHDLSPADTAQIDRSVIKGFVTDIGGRTSHTAIMARSLEIPAVVGLEEVSQSVNSGDCIIVNGSGGEVIINPSPSVVKQYEKKLEKYLDEERELLFLKDLSPVTTDGHEIRLMANIEMPHELESIEEHGAQGIGLYRTEFIYLNRRKLPTEDEHFEVYKTVVEWMRPEITTIRTFDLGGDRFLSQLELAKEMNPAMGLRAIRFCLKEVEIFKDQLKAILRASNFGPVRVMFPMISGMEEIRRTKEILEEAKGELRSRGVPFDEGIKIGMMMEVPSAMAIADFLAEEVDFFSIGTNDLIQYSLAIDRVNEHVNYLYEPLHPAVLRMIKGVVKSAHVSGITIGMCGEMAGEPLYLPILVGMGLDELSMNALSILRVKKILRSVSYKDCREIAKNVLTFSTAKEIDKYVLEEMRRLFPDDFGETKPSG; this is translated from the coding sequence ATGACCATAAAGAGAAAAAAAGCGAAGGACGTAAGGATATCCGGCATCGGCGTCTCTTCCGGAATAGCCATAGGCAAGGTCTATCACCTTGACAGAACGAAGGTAAAGTACACACCGAGGTTCATCAGGGGCGAGAAGGTAAAGGACGAGATTTTACGGTTCAACCAAGCCGTAAAGAAGTCGGAAAATCAGCTTGACGAGGCCAAGGGGAAAATTCCCCCGGAGAAGTTCCAGGAATTCAAACATATCATAGAGGCGCATCTTCTGATACTGAAAGACAGGATGCTCAACGACGAGACCATAAAAACGATAAAGACAAGGCATATAAACTCCGAATGGGCCCTCAAGATAGTCCATGAGAAATTGAACAAATCCTTCGAGGCCATCGACGACGAGTACCTCGCCGGAAGGGCCAGCGACATCGACTATGTCGTTGAGAGAATCATGAGAAACCTCACTGGAAAAGACCAGGAGTGCCTCTCCGGGATCGACGAGGATGTCATAGTCGTCGCCCACGACCTTTCTCCCGCGGATACCGCCCAGATCGACAGGAGCGTCATCAAGGGCTTTGTCACCGATATCGGCGGCAGGACATCCCACACCGCCATCATGGCCAGGTCTCTGGAGATACCGGCGGTCGTGGGGCTCGAGGAGGTGAGCCAGTCCGTCAACAGCGGTGACTGCATCATCGTAAACGGAAGCGGGGGAGAGGTGATCATAAATCCCAGTCCTTCCGTGGTAAAGCAATACGAAAAGAAGCTCGAAAAGTATCTGGACGAGGAGAGGGAGCTTCTATTCCTCAAGGACCTTTCCCCCGTGACCACCGACGGCCATGAGATTAGGCTCATGGCCAACATAGAGATGCCCCACGAGCTGGAGTCGATAGAGGAGCACGGCGCCCAGGGAATAGGTCTTTATCGTACCGAGTTTATATACCTGAACCGCAGGAAGCTCCCCACGGAGGACGAGCATTTCGAAGTGTACAAGACCGTGGTGGAGTGGATGAGGCCGGAGATCACGACCATCCGGACCTTCGACCTGGGCGGGGACCGCTTCCTGTCTCAACTCGAGCTCGCAAAGGAGATGAATCCGGCGATGGGGCTTCGGGCCATAAGGTTTTGCCTCAAGGAGGTCGAGATATTTAAGGACCAGCTGAAGGCGATCCTGAGGGCGAGCAACTTTGGGCCGGTCAGGGTGATGTTCCCGATGATAAGCGGAATGGAGGAGATCCGAAGGACAAAAGAGATCCTCGAGGAGGCCAAGGGGGAGCTTAGATCCAGGGGCGTACCCTTCGATGAAGGTATCAAGATAGGGATGATGATGGAGGTTCCGTCAGCCATGGCCATCGCGGACTTCTTGGCCGAAGAGGTGGATTTCTTCAGCATAGGAACGAACGATCTCATCCAGTATTCGCTGGCCATCGACAGGGTGAACGAGCACGTCAACTACCTCTACGAACCGCTCCACCCCGCCGTGCTCAGGATGATAAAGGGCGTTGTGAAGAGCGCCCACGTGTCAGGAATCACGATCGGCATGTGCGGAGAAATGGCCGGGGAACCCCTCTACCTCCCGATCCTTGTGGGGATGGGACTGGACGAGCTGTCGATGAACGCCCTCTCTATCCTCAGGGTGAAAAAGATACTCAGAAGTGTCTCGTATAAGGATTGCCGAGAGATTGCGAAAAATGTCCTTACCTTTTCGACCGCCAAGGAGATAGATAAATATGTCCTCGAGGAGATGAGAAGGCTGTTTCCCGATGACTTCGGGGAGACGAAGCCATCAGGGTAA
- a CDS encoding HPr family phosphocarrier protein, protein MFSEEFVIKNRLGLHARAAVVLVQTAGRYGSDITISKDDIEVNGKSIMGILMLGATMGTTIRITAKGSDAERAVAELGRLISSKFGEE, encoded by the coding sequence CTGTTTTCGGAAGAATTCGTAATAAAGAACAGGCTCGGCCTTCACGCCAGGGCGGCGGTCGTTTTGGTTCAGACGGCCGGTAGATACGGATCTGACATAACCATTTCCAAAGATGATATAGAAGTAAACGGAAAGAGCATTATGGGCATACTTATGCTTGGGGCCACGATGGGAACCACCATCAGGATAACGGCCAAAGGCTCCGACGCCGAAAGGGCCGTCGCGGAGCTCGGCAGACTCATCTCGAGCAAGTTTGGTGAAGAGTGA
- a CDS encoding methionine adenosyltransferase: MSMTNFLFTSESVTEGHPDKVADQISDAILDAMIKDDVKSRVACETLVSTGLAIIAGEITTQTWVDMPEIIRNTIKEIGYTDASMGFDYETCAVLTTIDKQSPDISQGVTAGEGLHKEQGAGDQGLMFGFATDDTPELMPMPIIYAHKVCRQLANVRKNKTLDFLRPDGKSQVTVEYVDDRPVRVDAVVVAAQHSETVKYDTLRDGIIEEVVKKVIPENMLDKNTKYHINATGRFVLGGPQADCGLTGRKIIVDTYGGQGSHGGGAFSGKDPSKVDRSGSYMARYVAKNVVAAGLARKCEVQVAYAIGVAEPVSLMIDTGGTSVIPPDKIAAIVREVFDFRPAAMIEKLDLLKPIFKNTAAYGHFGREDEGFKWEERDMADKIKKEAGL, translated from the coding sequence ATGTCAATGACAAACTTCCTTTTCACTTCGGAATCGGTCACCGAAGGCCATCCCGATAAAGTTGCGGACCAGATCTCTGACGCAATCCTCGATGCGATGATCAAGGACGACGTAAAATCGCGGGTCGCCTGCGAGACCCTCGTCTCGACGGGCCTTGCGATAATCGCCGGCGAGATAACCACCCAGACCTGGGTAGACATGCCCGAGATAATCAGAAACACCATAAAGGAGATAGGCTACACCGACGCCAGCATGGGCTTCGACTACGAAACGTGCGCCGTCCTGACCACCATCGACAAGCAGTCCCCAGACATCTCCCAGGGGGTAACGGCGGGAGAGGGCCTCCACAAGGAGCAGGGGGCCGGCGACCAGGGTCTCATGTTCGGATTCGCGACCGACGACACCCCGGAGCTCATGCCGATGCCGATAATCTACGCCCATAAGGTCTGTAGGCAGCTTGCTAATGTCAGGAAGAATAAGACACTCGACTTCCTTCGTCCCGATGGCAAGTCCCAGGTTACGGTGGAGTACGTCGACGACAGGCCGGTCCGAGTGGATGCAGTGGTGGTCGCCGCCCAGCACTCCGAGACCGTAAAGTACGATACGCTTAGGGACGGCATCATCGAGGAGGTGGTAAAGAAAGTGATCCCTGAAAATATGCTCGACAAGAACACCAAATATCACATCAACGCCACCGGACGTTTCGTACTGGGTGGGCCTCAGGCGGACTGCGGTCTGACCGGAAGGAAGATAATCGTCGATACCTACGGCGGCCAGGGAAGCCACGGGGGCGGGGCGTTCTCCGGGAAAGATCCGTCCAAGGTGGACCGCTCCGGCTCATATATGGCGAGGTATGTCGCCAAGAACGTCGTGGCTGCGGGGCTCGCCAGGAAGTGCGAGGTCCAGGTGGCCTACGCCATCGGGGTCGCCGAGCCGGTGTCGCTTATGATTGATACCGGGGGAACAAGCGTGATTCCACCGGATAAGATAGCGGCGATTGTAAGGGAGGTCTTCGATTTCAGACCCGCGGCCATGATCGAAAAGCTCGATCTCTTAAAGCCGATATTCAAAAATACCGCTGCCTACGGCCACTTCGGAAGGGAGGATGAGGGCTTCAAGTGGGAGGAGAGAGACATGGCCGATAAAATAAAGAAAGAGGCCGGTCTGTAA
- a CDS encoding PTS system mannose/fructose/sorbose family transporter subunit IID: MIRTFFRSFFIQGCWNFTGMQNVGFAFGISPVVCKAVKDNEGRSAALLKSLELFNTHPYMATAILGAAAGMELTGGKNVEVNEERISEMKKMLSGSLAGLGDSFFWATLKPLFSITAIISGFMGGIVAPLIFLFLYNSFHIWMRIKGFLVGLERGIKLVDFLRGLKLPEVTERLTGLIAVLTGTLLSGLIFFMPRLLGAGDWGAWGELRFLAIIPLIVLFILTRRGFPLLIMLYVFAFFCMAGFYALG, translated from the coding sequence TTGATAAGAACATTCTTCAGGAGCTTTTTTATACAGGGCTGCTGGAATTTTACGGGGATGCAGAACGTTGGATTTGCTTTTGGGATATCTCCGGTGGTGTGTAAAGCCGTGAAGGACAATGAGGGGAGATCCGCCGCGCTCTTGAAGAGCCTCGAGCTTTTCAACACCCATCCATATATGGCCACGGCGATCTTGGGCGCAGCTGCGGGAATGGAACTGACCGGGGGGAAAAATGTCGAAGTCAACGAGGAGCGTATATCCGAGATGAAGAAGATGCTCTCGGGGTCCCTCGCGGGACTCGGAGACTCCTTTTTCTGGGCCACGCTGAAGCCCCTTTTCTCGATCACGGCGATAATCTCCGGTTTTATGGGCGGAATTGTCGCCCCGCTGATATTCCTCTTCCTTTACAACTCGTTTCACATCTGGATGAGGATAAAGGGCTTTCTGGTCGGATTAGAAAGGGGGATAAAACTGGTAGATTTTTTACGCGGTCTCAAACTCCCGGAAGTAACGGAGAGATTGACCGGCCTAATCGCCGTACTGACGGGAACGTTGCTTTCGGGGCTGATCTTTTTTATGCCGCGATTGTTGGGCGCCGGGGACTGGGGTGCGTGGGGGGAGTTGAGGTTCCTTGCAATAATTCCCCTTATTGTTCTGTTCATTCTGACAAGAAGGGGATTCCCCCTCCTGATTATGTTGTATGTTTTTGCGTTTTTTTGTATGGCGGGTTTTTATGCACTGGGCTGA
- a CDS encoding methyltransferase domain-containing protein has translation MIKYVHGYSERETERLYDQAGSVKDLIHYDSLFPKGSLILEVGCGVGAQTVTLAAQNPDSNFVSIDIAEDSLKKAGALIEREGIKNVEFKIADIFSLPFDNDSFDHVFICYVLEHLEDPVGAVSKILDVVKPGGTVTAIEGDHGSCYFHPETPEAVKAWRCLIEAQSRISGDSLIGRRLYPLLTEGGLKNVSVSPRMIYADRSRPDLIDSFVLKTIIPMVEGVKEQSLKLGLIDKETWEKGIADLYAITERDDGTFCYTFFKAVGEKVV, from the coding sequence ATGATAAAGTACGTCCACGGCTACTCGGAGCGCGAGACCGAGCGCCTCTACGACCAGGCGGGGTCGGTGAAGGACCTGATTCACTACGACAGCCTGTTTCCAAAGGGAAGCCTGATTTTGGAGGTGGGCTGCGGCGTGGGGGCCCAGACCGTGACGCTTGCCGCCCAGAACCCGGACTCAAATTTCGTATCAATAGATATAGCCGAAGACTCGCTGAAAAAGGCCGGGGCCTTGATCGAAAGGGAGGGGATAAAAAACGTCGAGTTTAAAATTGCAGATATTTTCTCGCTCCCCTTTGATAATGATAGCTTCGACCACGTCTTTATCTGCTATGTCCTGGAGCACCTCGAAGACCCGGTCGGCGCGGTGTCTAAGATTCTGGATGTGGTGAAGCCCGGCGGCACGGTGACCGCGATAGAGGGGGATCACGGATCGTGCTACTTTCACCCGGAGACCCCCGAGGCGGTAAAGGCATGGAGATGCCTGATAGAGGCCCAGTCGCGCATTAGCGGCGACTCCCTCATTGGGAGGCGGCTCTACCCGCTCCTAACGGAGGGGGGCTTGAAAAACGTCTCCGTATCCCCAAGGATGATCTACGCCGACCGGAGCAGGCCGGACCTGATCGACTCGTTTGTGCTGAAGACCATCATCCCGATGGTCGAGGGGGTTAAGGAGCAGTCGCTTAAGCTTGGGCTGATAGATAAAGAAACCTGGGAGAAGGGGATAGCCGACCTCTACGCGATCACGGAGAGGGACGACGGCACGTTCTGCTACACGTTCTTCAAGGCGGTCGGCGAGAAGGTTGTGTAA
- a CDS encoding adenosylhomocysteinase — protein sequence MKFDIKDPGLREKGVLRTEWANMAMPVLNSIKKRFEAERPLSGLTLGACLHVTTETASLAITLNAGGAKVFVCASNPLSTQDDVAAALVTEYEIPVFAIKGEDDKTYYDHINAVIDEKPQITLDDGADLVSTLHSGRVENITNVIGGTEETTTGVIRLNSMAASGVLKYPIIAVNDASTKHFFDNRYGTGQSTIDGVVRATNRLIAGSVFVVCGYGWCGKGLAMRASGMGANVIVTEVDPLMALEAVMDGFRVMPVLDAAEIGDFFVTVTGDINVISAECFERMKDGAVVANSGHFNVELDLKGLEALTKSKREVRDYVMEHTLKNGKRVYVLGEGRLINLASAEGHPSAVMDMSFANQALCVEYIMKNHEDFANKVYPVPEMIDKEIARLKLDSMGIKIDTLTEEQRKYLESWEMGT from the coding sequence GTGAAATTTGACATTAAAGACCCGGGACTCAGGGAAAAGGGGGTACTCAGAACCGAGTGGGCGAACATGGCCATGCCGGTTCTCAACTCCATAAAAAAGCGCTTCGAGGCGGAGCGGCCCCTCTCCGGCCTTACGCTGGGGGCGTGCCTCCACGTAACGACCGAGACGGCGAGCCTCGCCATCACCCTAAACGCCGGCGGCGCAAAGGTCTTCGTCTGCGCCTCGAACCCCCTCTCCACACAGGACGACGTGGCGGCGGCATTGGTCACCGAGTACGAGATTCCGGTCTTCGCTATAAAGGGTGAGGACGACAAGACCTACTACGACCACATCAACGCCGTCATCGACGAGAAGCCGCAGATCACCCTGGACGACGGGGCCGACCTCGTCTCCACGCTCCACTCTGGTAGAGTGGAAAACATCACGAATGTCATCGGCGGTACGGAAGAGACGACGACCGGCGTCATAAGGCTGAACAGCATGGCGGCATCAGGGGTCTTGAAGTACCCCATCATCGCCGTCAACGATGCCTCAACGAAACACTTTTTCGACAACCGCTACGGTACGGGGCAGTCCACCATCGACGGCGTGGTGAGGGCCACAAACCGCCTCATCGCCGGCTCCGTCTTCGTTGTATGCGGCTACGGCTGGTGCGGCAAGGGGCTCGCCATGAGAGCGAGCGGCATGGGGGCGAACGTTATAGTCACCGAGGTCGATCCCCTGATGGCGCTGGAGGCGGTCATGGACGGATTTCGGGTAATGCCGGTCCTCGATGCCGCCGAGATAGGCGACTTCTTCGTGACGGTCACCGGAGACATCAATGTAATCAGCGCCGAGTGCTTCGAGAGGATGAAGGATGGCGCAGTCGTGGCAAACTCCGGTCATTTTAACGTGGAGCTCGACCTCAAGGGGTTAGAGGCGCTCACTAAATCGAAGCGCGAGGTCAGGGACTACGTGATGGAGCATACCCTTAAGAACGGCAAGCGCGTATATGTCCTGGGGGAGGGGAGGCTCATAAACCTCGCCTCCGCCGAGGGACACCCCTCCGCGGTTATGGACATGAGCTTTGCGAACCAGGCGCTCTGCGTCGAGTATATCATGAAGAATCACGAGGACTTCGCTAACAAGGTATACCCGGTGCCGGAGATGATAGACAAGGAGATAGCCAGGCTCAAGCTCGACTCGATGGGGATCAAGATCGACACCCTGACGGAAGAGCAGAGAAAGTACCTCGAATCTTGGGAGATGGGGACTTAA
- a CDS encoding PTS sugar transporter subunit IIB → MGIVLIRVDSRLIHGQILEAWIPFTEAESIVVVDNEVAENLQRRTIMEMAIPSKINVEFDTVDEAVKDFLEGRFEEKRTLILFSNVQDVMEAFDKGFVFDSLNLGNMHFCKGKVQVSSNLCMGNLDCECILRLNEKGVSIDSRSVPNERTLEVDKLLSIAAG, encoded by the coding sequence ATGGGGATTGTTCTTATAAGGGTCGACAGCAGGTTGATTCACGGGCAGATTCTCGAGGCGTGGATACCCTTTACGGAGGCCGAGTCGATCGTGGTTGTTGACAACGAGGTGGCCGAAAACCTCCAGAGACGCACCATTATGGAGATGGCGATCCCAAGTAAAATAAATGTGGAGTTCGATACCGTGGACGAAGCCGTAAAGGATTTCTTGGAGGGCAGGTTTGAAGAGAAGAGGACCTTGATTCTGTTCTCGAACGTTCAAGACGTTATGGAGGCCTTCGATAAGGGTTTTGTTTTCGATTCGCTGAACCTCGGAAACATGCACTTCTGCAAGGGGAAGGTGCAGGTGAGTTCGAACCTTTGTATGGGCAATCTGGATTGCGAGTGCATATTAAGGCTAAACGAGAAGGGAGTCTCAATAGATTCGAGATCGGTTCCCAACGAGAGGACCCTCGAGGTTGACAAGCTTTTGAGTATTGCCGCTGGTTAA
- a CDS encoding PTS sugar transporter subunit IIC, with translation MTIEFISDILLIGLIGGGLHLDRTAAFQFLVSRPIVASVIAGSVLGEPMVGLGSGLVLELLWLGIHPLGTSIPPDDTVVSVAVPAGVILADRLTGQILGPDPAAVLALAILMALPLAAVGRWMDIGLRVLNGRFLKAAREGIKAGDHRVIGRQVAKSILAIFSAFTVLTIVGACILSALISILYPFLDQRFILALKLVYFTTPFFGAAGMLTRLRESGRFRLSAAFLATYAILFIAVRCVL, from the coding sequence ATGACGATAGAATTCATATCCGATATTCTATTGATTGGGCTGATAGGTGGAGGTCTCCACCTTGACAGGACGGCGGCTTTTCAGTTTTTAGTGTCGAGGCCTATAGTCGCATCGGTCATTGCGGGTTCTGTCCTGGGGGAGCCGATGGTCGGATTGGGATCGGGACTCGTCCTGGAGCTCCTATGGCTGGGGATACACCCCCTGGGGACCTCCATCCCACCGGACGATACGGTCGTTTCCGTAGCTGTCCCCGCCGGCGTAATCCTGGCGGATCGTTTGACGGGGCAAATACTCGGGCCGGATCCGGCCGCCGTTTTGGCCCTGGCGATATTGATGGCGCTCCCCTTGGCGGCCGTCGGAAGATGGATGGATATAGGACTGAGGGTTTTGAACGGACGTTTTTTAAAGGCAGCCAGGGAGGGGATTAAAGCTGGGGATCACAGGGTGATCGGAAGGCAGGTCGCAAAGAGCATTTTGGCGATATTTTCCGCGTTTACCGTCTTGACCATTGTTGGAGCCTGTATCCTTTCGGCCCTGATTTCTATCCTGTATCCTTTCCTTGACCAGCGTTTCATCTTGGCCCTCAAGCTTGTTTACTTCACGACACCTTTTTTTGGGGCCGCGGGGATGCTTACAAGGTTGAGGGAGAGCGGAAGGTTTAGATTATCGGCGGCCTTTTTGGCCACGTATGCGATTTTATTTATAGCCGTTCGGTGTGTCCTATGA
- a CDS encoding DMT family transporter produces MGGKKLLNTSPVMGLKRGYVADLSLVLICVFWGMSFILVKQAIEEINLYYFIFLRFIVAASILLVLFGRKLKHLNKKLVRDGIILGSFLFIAFITQTVGLQYTSASNAGFITGLHVVLVPFVLAIFFKKTPALTATMGAVIAAVGLFFLSVSDQFTINRGDVWVILCSVSVAFQVILTGWYAVRHDVYLLTLVQVITVLFFSGIATALVGGAVVPLSILSPFVILVIILMAVFATAFNFTVQVWAQQYTTPTRAAVIFTMEPVFAALFAYLWGGEILRVRGYMGAVLIFLGIILSEFRAKKWDGEAENPPADADG; encoded by the coding sequence ATGGGCGGAAAAAAACTGTTGAATACATCTCCGGTGATGGGGTTGAAAAGGGGATATGTCGCCGACTTATCTCTGGTGCTGATCTGCGTATTTTGGGGCATGTCCTTTATACTGGTAAAGCAGGCGATAGAGGAGATCAACCTCTACTACTTCATCTTCCTGAGGTTTATCGTCGCCGCGTCGATCCTCCTCGTCCTCTTTGGCAGAAAACTGAAGCACCTGAATAAAAAGCTCGTCCGGGACGGCATAATCCTCGGGAGCTTTCTCTTCATCGCATTCATTACCCAGACGGTGGGGCTCCAGTACACGTCGGCGTCAAACGCCGGGTTCATAACCGGCCTACACGTGGTCCTCGTTCCATTTGTGCTGGCGATCTTTTTCAAGAAGACGCCCGCCCTTACGGCGACAATGGGCGCCGTCATCGCCGCGGTGGGCCTCTTTTTCCTTTCCGTCTCCGACCAGTTCACGATAAACAGGGGCGACGTCTGGGTGATACTGTGCTCGGTGAGCGTTGCGTTTCAGGTCATCCTGACGGGGTGGTACGCGGTAAGGCACGATGTATATCTGTTGACACTCGTACAGGTAATCACGGTGCTGTTCTTCTCGGGTATCGCCACGGCCCTTGTCGGTGGGGCGGTCGTCCCGTTGAGCATCCTTTCTCCCTTCGTGATCCTCGTCATAATCCTCATGGCGGTATTCGCCACCGCCTTCAACTTCACCGTTCAGGTATGGGCGCAGCAGTACACGACGCCGACGAGGGCCGCCGTCATTTTCACGATGGAGCCGGTATTTGCGGCGCTCTTCGCTTATCTCTGGGGCGGGGAGATATTGAGGGTCAGGGGATATATGGGCGCCGTCCTGATTTTCCTGGGGATAATCTTAAGCGAGTTTCGGGCCAAGAAGTGGGACGGGGAGGCGGAAAATCCCCCAGCCGATGCGGACGGATAG
- a CDS encoding PTS sugar transporter subunit IIA: MVGIVIVSHLNLAAEVLKTAELIVGKIDEAIPLSLDPKKDVEILTAEIKDAIKKVNSGAGVIILTDMFGGTPSNLAMSFLGDEVEVVSGVNLPMIIKIAMEREGVDLKGLALKAKEAGRDNINVATEFLSKKK; the protein is encoded by the coding sequence ATGGTGGGTATAGTCATAGTTTCGCACTTAAATCTTGCCGCCGAAGTATTAAAGACGGCGGAGCTTATTGTAGGGAAGATTGATGAGGCAATACCCCTCTCTCTGGATCCCAAAAAGGATGTGGAGATATTGACTGCGGAGATCAAAGACGCCATAAAAAAGGTGAACAGCGGCGCCGGCGTCATCATTTTAACCGATATGTTTGGGGGCACTCCGTCAAACCTTGCCATGAGCTTCCTCGGGGACGAAGTGGAGGTTGTATCCGGCGTGAACCTCCCGATGATCATAAAGATCGCTATGGAGAGGGAGGGTGTGGATCTCAAGGGCCTGGCATTAAAGGCCAAGGAGGCGGGAAGGGATAATATCAATGTTGCCACCGAATTTTTAAGCAAGAAGAAATAG